A window from Triticum aestivum cultivar Chinese Spring chromosome 6D, IWGSC CS RefSeq v2.1, whole genome shotgun sequence encodes these proteins:
- the LOC123144239 gene encoding uncharacterized protein, producing the protein MATTLSLSSPLFLAAPPRARGGVVSAGPSWSTANLPCKGRFAGMRRRGRKQQRSTPIVSLFGRKTAKKTTRETVVPDPDYRLPIAILGISGVFAYADNLLAAAPVGLLGLLLLFQTTRVRFVFDDDSLEVKVGNQLQESGENVFVGGKNRWKYSTFVNWELWWPQFPILVYFKETQTKPEGQIHFFPVIFNGRQLYDIMVERAGPSETSGPGP; encoded by the exons ATGGCGACCACTCTCTCGTtatcttctcccctcttcctcgcCGCTCCGCCCAGAG CTAGAGGAGGAGTGGTTTCAGCCGGTCCATCATGGAGCACTGCAAATCTTCCGTGCAAGGGACGTTTTGCTGGTATGAGGAGACGTGGCCGGAAGCAACAACGAAGCACACCAATAGTATCTCTG TTTGGAAGAAAGACCGCAAAGAAGACCACTAGAGAAACGGTCGTCCCGGACCCAGACTATCGATTACCGATCGCTATACTTG GGATATCTGGTGTGTTTGCATATGCAGACAATCTTCTTGCCGCTGCACCTGTAGGCCTACTGGGGCTGCTTCTCTTGTTTCAG ACTACTAGAGTTAggttcgtctttgatgatgattccCTG GAAGTGAAAGTGGGCAATCAGCTGCAGGAGTCAGGCGAAAACGTATTTGTTGGTGGCAAGAACCGTTGGAA GTACTCAACATTTGTGAACTGGGAACTATGGTGGCCGCAATTTCCTATCCTAGTTTACTTCAAAGAGACCCAAACAAAACCCGAAGGCCAAATTCATTTCTTCCCAGTGATTTTC AACGGCCGACAACTCTATGATATCATGGTGGAGCGTGCTGGACCGTCGGAAACAAGTGGGCCAGGTCCTTGA
- the LOC123144240 gene encoding citrate synthase 4, mitochondrial has translation MAFFRGLAAVSRLRSRMGQDATTLGGVRWLQMQSASDLDLRSQLQEMIPEQQDRLKKLKSEHGKVQLGNITVDMVLGGMRGMTGMLWETSLLDPEEGIRFRGLSIPECQKVLPAAVKDGEPLPEGLLWLLLTGKVPTKEQVDALSKELLSRSTVPGYVYKAIDALPVTAHPMTQFTTGVMALQVDSEFQKAYNKGMPKTKFWEPTYEDCLNLISRLPQVASYVYRRIFKDGKAIAADNTLDYAANFSHMLGFDDPKMLELMRLYITIHTDHEGGNVSAHTGHLVGSALSDPYLSFAAALNGLAGPLHGLANQEVLLWIKSVMEETGSNITTDQLKEYVWKTLKSGKVVPGYGHGVLRNTDPRYSCQREFALKYLPEDPLFQLVSKLYEVVPPILTELGKVKNPWPNVDAHSGVLLNHFGLTEARYYTVLFGVSRSIGIGSQLIWDRALGLPLERPKSVTMEWLENHCKKVAA, from the exons ATGGCGTTCTTCCGGGGCCTCGCCGCGGTCTCGAGGCTGCGATCCCGTATG GGGCAGGATGCCACCACGCTTGGTGGTGTGAGATGGCTGCAGATGCAGAGCGCTTCCGATCTC GATCTTAGGTCCCAGCTGCAGGAAATGATTCCGGAGCAACAG GACCGCTTGAAGAAACTAAAGTCAGAGCATGGAAAGGTCCAGCTTGGAAACATAACTGTGGACATG GTCCTTGGTGGGATGAGAGGGATGACTGGAATGCTCTGGGAAACATCTTTACTTGACCCGGAGGAG GGTATTCGATTTAGAGGTCTCTCTATTCCAGAGTGCCAGAAAGTACTGCCGGCTGCAGTTAAAGATGGAGAACCTTTACCTGAGGGTCTCCTTTGGCTTCTTTTGACCGGAAAG GTGCCAACCAAGGAGCAAGTTGATGCTCTATCAAAGGAGTTGCTTAGCCGTTCGACTGTTCCAG GTTATGTCTATAAGGCGATAGATGCTCTCCCTGTTACTGCTCATCCAATGACACAGTTTACCACAGGAGTGATGGCACTCCAA GTTGATAGTGAATTTCAAAAGGCTTACAACAAGGGAATGCCCAAAACAAA gtTCTGGGAGCCTACATACGAAGATTGCTTAAATTTGATTTCTCGGTTGCCACAAGTGGCTTCATATGTTTACCGGAG GATTTTCAAGGATGGGAAAGCTATCGCAGCTGATAATACACTGGACTATGCAGCGAATTTTTCacacatgcttggttttgatgacccaAAAATGCTGGAGTTGATGCGCCTATACATAACAATTCACAC TGATCATGAAGGCGGGAATGTCAGTGCTCATACAGGACATCTG GTTGGAAGTGCTCTGTCAGATCCCTACCTTTCTTTTGCAGCGGCACTGAATGGTTTGGCTGGGCCACTGCACGGCCTGGCTAATCAG GAAGTGTTGCTATGGATCAAATCTGTAATGGAAGAAACCGGGAGTAACATTACAACCGACCAACTTAAGGAATATGTATGGAAGACACTGAAGAGTGGAAAG GTTGTTCCTGGCTATGGTCATGGAGTTCTTCGTAATACAGATCCACGATACTCGTGCCAAAGGGAGTTTGCGTTGAAATATTTACCAGAGGACCCACTTTTCCAACTG GTCTCCAAGTTGTATGAAGTTGTGCCTCCAATCCTCACCGAGTTAGGCAAG GTGAAAAACCCATGGCCCAATGTCGATGCTCACAGTGGAGTGTTGCTCAACCACTTCGGATTAACTGAAGCACG GTATTACACTGTCTTGTTCGGTGTCTCAAGGAGCATAGGAATTGGATCTCAG CTCATCTGGGACCGTGCCCTTGGCCTACCGCTTGAAAGACCGAAGAGTGTCACCATGGAGTGGCTGGAAAACCACTGCAAGAAGGTTGCGGCTTGA